The Sphingomonas sp. NBWT7 nucleotide sequence TCGAATGGTCGCGGATCGTCACCGCCAACGCGCTTGTCGAACCTTTCATCCTGCGGACCGGCCAGCGCGTGCTGATCCCCGGCGACGCGCGCCCGCGCTCCGCGGCCGAGCGTGCCGCCGCCTTCCGGCTCGAGATTGACGACATCATCACCGGCGGCGAGCCCGCGATCGCCGCCAATCAGGCGCCCGCCAAGCCTGTCACCACCGCGCGTCGCGTGCTGCCGGCGACCGTCGCGGTCGCCGCGCCAACCGCGAGCCCCGGTCGTTTCCTCTGGCCGGTCGACGGACGCATCGTCAGCCGCTTCGGCGCGGGCGCGAGCGGCGAGCGCAACAATGGCATCAAGATCGCCGTTCCGGTCGATACGCCGGTGAAGGCGGCAGCGGACGGCACCGTCGCCTATGTCGGCGACGGCATCGCCGCGCTCGGCGGGCTCGTCATCGTGCGTCACGGCGACAATTGGACCAGCGTCTACGGTCACGCCTCCAAGCTGCTCGTTCAGCGCGGCCAGGCGGTGAAGAAGGGCCAGACGATCGCGCTGTCAGGCGACACCGGCTTCGCCGACCGCCCGGAAGTCCATTTCGAGCTGCGGCGCGGCCGCACGCCGGTCGATCCCACCGGGCAGCTGCCGCGCCGCTGATCCGCGGCGCGGCGGCGTGCCGTGCCGCCTCCCTTGCGACGCGCTGCCGGGACGGGCATGTGCCCGCACGTCATGACCGATCATCAGTCCGATTTGCTCCGCACGCTCACCGAGCGCGGCTACGTCCATCAGATGACCGACGCGGCGGCGCTCGATGCGCTCGCCGCGCGCCAGGTGGTGCCCGGCTATATCGGCTTCGATCCGACCGCACCGTCGCTCCACGTGGGCAGTCTCGTCCAGATCATGCTGCTGCGCCGGTTGCAGCAGACCGGTCACAAGCCGATCGTGCTGATGGGCGGCGGCACCGGCAAGATCGGCGATCCGTCGTTCAAGGAAGAGTCGCGCCAGCTGCTCACCGACGATCGCATCGCACACAACGTCGCTTCGATCCGCCGCATCTTCGAACGCTTCCTAACGTTCGGTGACGGCCCGGCCGATGCGGTGATGGTCGACAATGCGAACTGGCTCGACACGCTCGAATACATCCCCTTCCTGCGCGAGGTCGGCCAGCATTTCTCGGTCAACCGCATGCTGTCGTTCGATTCGGTGAAGTTGCGGCTCGAACGCGAGCAATCGCTCAGCTTCCTCGAATTCAATTACATGATTCTGCAGGCCTACGACTTCCGCGAGCTGTCGCAGCGCCACGGCGTGCGGCTGCAAATGGGCGGCAGCGATCAATGGGGTAACATCGTCAACGGCATCGAGCTCGCGCGTCGTATGGACGGCACCGAGGTGTTCGGCGTGACCACCCCGCTGCTCACCACCGCCGATGGCACCAAGATGGGCAAGACGGTGGCGGGCGCCGTCTGGCTGCACGAGGATCAGCTGCCACACTTCGATTACTGGCAGTTCTGGCGCAACGCCGACGACCGCGACGTCGGCCGCTTCCTGCGCCTCTACACCGACCTGCCGATGGACGAAATTGCCCGCCTCGAGGCGCTGCAAGGCGCAGAGATCAACGAGGCGAAGAAGATTCTCGCCAACGAAGCCACTGCCATGTGCCGCGGCCGCGAGGCAGCGGAGCAGGCGGCGGAGACCGCGCGCCGCACGTTCGAGGAGGGCACCAGCGGTGACGGGCTCCCGACCTTCGCTGCAAGCGGCGAAGTGGCGCTAGTGGACGTGCTCGTCGGCCTCGGCTTCTGCGCGTCGAAGGGCGAGGCCCGCCGCCTGATCAAACAGGGCGGCGCGCGTGTGGGTGCAGACAAGGTGACCGACGAAGCGGCGACCGTGACGGTCGGGGCCGAGCCGGTGCGCGTCTCGGCCGGGAAAAAGAACCACGGGCTGCTGATCGCCGGGTAGCCTCAAGTCTTCCTTCCTATCATAGCGAAGGAGGAAAACTGAGCCTGTTGGACGTGGTGGCGGGTATAGCGAAGAGCGCCATCAGCGCCGAACCAGGAACACCCCCGCCACCACGAGCGCCAGCCCGGCCAACCTCGTCAGCGTCACCGGCTCCTGCTTCAATCCCAGCCACCCGAAGTGATCGAGCACCACCGCCATCGACAGCTGCGCCGCAAGCGTCACCGTCAGCGTCACCGCCAGCCCGAGCCGCGGCGTCGCATAAGCCACTGCCGCCACGAACACGACGCCGTACAATCCGCCGATCCACGCCCACGGCGGCGCCTGGCGAACCATCGCCACCGGTGTGCGGTCGAACAACGCCCAGATCGCCAACAATAGGGTCACCCCGCCGGTGAACGACACGAGCGAGGCGAACCATATTGAGCCGGTCGACCGCGCCAGCATCGCGTTGCTCGGCGATTGCATCGCCACGCACAGGCCAGCGAAAGCGGCGAAGAGCAGCGGGAAAAAAGCAGCCATGGCCGGCGCGGCTATCAGCCCGACCGCAGCAGCGCCACACCCGCCTCGCGCTCGAACAGGTAGAGCGCCACCCGCGCCGCCTGCCCGCGCGCGCCCGCCAGCCCGCCGTCGCGATCGATCAGCAGCCGCGCATCGTCCGCCGCGATCGGCAGCAGCTCACCCAGCAATTCCGGCGTCGCGAGCCGGAACGCCGCTTCACCCGACTGCCGCGTGCCGAGAAGCTCGCCCCCGCCGCGCAGCCGCAGATCCTCCTCGGCGATGCGGAACCCATCGTTGGTTTCGCGCATCAGCGCCAGCCGCGCACGCGACGTCTCGCTCAGCGCATTGCCGCGCATCAGCAAACACCGCGATTGCCCCCCGCCGCGCCCGACGCGCCCGCGCAGCTGGTGCAATTGCGCCAGCCCGAAGCGATCGGCATGTTCGATCACGATCAGCGTCGCATTGGGCACGTTGACGCCGACCTCGATCACCGTCGTCGCCACCAGCACGCCTAGCTCACCGCCGGCGAAGCGCGCCATCACCGCGTCCTTCTCCGTCCCGCGCATCCGCCCGTGAACGAGGCCTACGCGATCCCCGAACCGCGCCGCCAGCGTCGCCGCACGATCCTCGGCCGCGGCAAGATCGCTTTTCTCGCTCTCCTCCACCAGCGGGCACACCCAATACGCCTGCTTGCCCTCGGCCAGGTGCCGGCCGAGCGCGTTGACCACCTCATCGAGCCGCTCTTCGCTGATCACCCGCGTCTCGACCGGCTCGCGGCCCGGCGGCATTTCGTCGAGCCGGCTCTGGTCCATCTCGCCATGCTGCGCGAGGACGAGCGTGCGCGGGATCGGCGTCGCAGTCATCGCCAGCAGATGCGGCGTCGTCTTGCCCTTCGCCGACAGCGCCAGCCGCTCGGCCACGCCGAAGCGATGCTGTTCGTCGACCACCACCAGCCCCAGGTCGCGATAGGTCACCGCCTCCTGGAAGATCGCGTGCGTGCCGATCAGGATATCGATCGAGCCGTCCGCCAGTCCCATCAGCGTGCTCTCGCGCACGCGTCCCTTGTCGCGCCCGGTGAGCACCGCGAGATTGATCGGCAAGCCGGCGAGCGTCTCGCGCAGCGTCTCGTAATGCTGCCGCGCAAGGATCTCGGTCGGCGCCAGCAGCGCGCCCTGCGCCCCCGCCTCCACCGCGATCAGCAGCGCGAGCGCCGCGACCAGCGTCTTTCCCGATCCGACATCGCCCTGCAGCAGCCGAAGCATTGGCGCGTCCTGCGCCAGGTCGCCCTCGATCTCGCTAATCGTGCGCGCCTGCGCACCCGTCAGTGCATAGGGCAGGTTCAGCCGGTCGCGCAGCCGCCCGTCGCCGCGCAGCCCCCGCCCGCGCCGCTTGCGCGTATCCTGCCGCACCAGCGCCAGCGCGAGCTGGTTGGCGAACACCTCGTCATAAGCGATTCGCGCCCGCGCGACCGCATCGGACGGATCGGCGTGAATGCGCGCCAGCGCGTCCTTCCACGCCGGCCAGTCGCGCTGCGCGAGCAGGCTCGGCTCGATCCACTCGGGCAGGTCGGGCGCGCGCTCGATCGCCTGCGCGACGAGCCCGCCGACCCGCCGGGAGGTCAATCCTTCCGACAGCGGATAGATCGCCTCGCGCTCCCTGAACCCGGCACCTTCCTCGAGGACCTCGGGATGGATGATCTGTAAATCCTGGCCGTATTGCTCGACCTTGCCCGAAATACGCACCTGCTCGCCGACAGTGTAGAGCTTGCGCACCAGTCCGCCCGAGCGCCCGAAATAGACGAGGCTGACGATGTTGCCGTGCCTGTCCGCCGCCTGCACCCGCGTCGGCGCGCGCGGGCTGGATGAGGTACGCACGTCACGCACCGTCAGCGTGATCGCGATCGTGCGGCCAACGTCTTGCCCCATCAGCTCGTCGCGCGGAATCCGATCGATCCACCCGCTCGGTAGGTGGAACGCGACGTCGACGACGCGTGCCAGCCCCAGCCGCTCCAGCGGCTTGGCGAGCGCCGCCCCCACCCCCTTCAGGGCGGTTACCTCGGCGAACAGTGGATTGAGGATATCGGGACGCATGACTATCTCTGCCCCGATAGCCCCTAAGCCGACCGCGCGAAACCGCGGCCGGCCCATCGCCGTTGGAGCCTGCATGGATCAAGACACCCGCCTGAAGCGCACCCGCTTCCGCGCCTGGCACCGCGGCACGCGCGAGGCCGATTTCATGATCGGCGGTTTCTTCGATGCGCATCACACGGACTGGAGCGAGGAGCAGCTGCAATGGTTCGAGCGGCTGCTTGAGCAGCAGGACGTCGACATCATGGGATGGGCGATCGGATCGATCCCCTGCCCGCCCGAATGGGACGGCGAGATGATGCAGGCGATGCGCGCGGTTGATTTCGCCGTCGCCATTCCTGGCAGCCAGCCCGGCGCCTGACCCTTCGCCGCTCATCACGAACGGACACGCTTTGCCTGATCTGAAGACGATCCTCACCGCCGCTGCGCCCCTCACTTTGTCGGGCGTGCCGAGCGGCTTTCTCCCCAGCCTGCTCGCCGATCTTGCCCGCGCCGCGAAGAGCCGCGCGGTCTTCATCGCCTCCGACGAAGCCGCAATGCGTGCGATCGCCGCCACCGCGCATTATTTCGCGCCCGAGATCGAGATCGTCGAATATCCGGCGTGGGACTGCCTGCCCTACGACCGCGCCTCCCCCACCCTGCGCGTCATGGCCGAGCGCATCGGCGCGCTCCACAAGCTGCAGGCGAAGCCCAAGGGCCCGCAGCTCGTCCTCACCACCGTCAACGCCGCCACGCAGCGCACGCTGACCCCGTTCCGCATCCGCCAGCTCGTCGCCAATTTGAAGCCGGGGGAGCGCATCGCCCGCGACAAGCTCGCCGCGCTCCTTTCCGCCAACGGCTACGTCCGCACCGACACCGTCCACGACGCGGGCGAATATGCCGTTCGCGGCGGCTTGGTCGACCTTTTTCCCTCGGGCGAAACCCAAGCGCTGCGCCTCGACTTCTTCGGCGACGAGATCGAGAGCGTCCGAACCTTCGATCCCGCCGACCAGCGCACCACCGGCAAGATCCCCGGCTTCACCCTCCTCCCCGCCTCCGAGGCGCTGCTCGATGAGGAAAGCATCAAGCGCTTCCGCAGCCGCTATCGCGAGACGTTCGGCGCCACCGCGACGGGTGACCCGCTCTACCAGGCAGTCAGCGAAGGCCGCCGCCTCGCCGGCATGGAGCATTGGCTGCCGCTGTTCGAGGAGCGACTGGAGACCCTCTTCGACCATCTCGGCGACGACGCACTGATCGTCCGCGACGGCGGCGTGAAAGCGGCGGGCGAATCCCGCTTTGAGGCGGTCGCCGACTATTACGAGAACCGCAAGCGCGCCGAAGCCGCCCAGCCCGGCAGCTACCGCGCGCTCCCTGCCAAGACGCTCTACCTGCCGCCCAAGGAGTGGGAGGACGCGCTGCTTGCTGCGACCGCGCACGTCACCACCCCGTTCCACGAGCCCGAATCCGCCACCGTCATTGACTTCGCCGTCGCCGGCCCGCGCGATTTCGCGCCCGAACGCGCCGCCAACACCAACGTCTACGAAGCCGTCGTCGATCACCTCAAGGCGCTGCGCAAGGAGGGCCGCACGCCCGTCCTCGCCAGCTACTCCCCTGGCGCGCGCGATCGGCTCGGCAATCTACTCAAGGATCACGGCCTCTCCGGCGCGAAGGCGGTCGAAACGTGGCAGGAGGCGCAGGGCGTTGGGGAAACGCAGACCGCGCTGATCGTCCTCCCGCTCGACCACGGCTTCACCGCCCCCAAGGTCGCCGTCCTCACCGAACAGGACATGCTCGGCGACCGCCTGGTGCGCCGCGCCAAGCGCCGCAAGTCAGCCGACGCCTTCCTCGCCGAGCTCGCCACGCTCTCGCCGGGCGATCTCGTCGTCCACACCGATCACGGCATCGGCCGCTACGTCGGGCTGACGCAGGTCCCCGTGGCCAAGGCGCCGCACGATTGCGTGCAGCTCGAATATGCCGGCGGCGACAAGCTCTACGTGCCCGTGGAGAACCTCGAAGTCCTCTCCCGCTACGGCTCGGGCGAGGAAGGCGCGAGCCTCGACCGGCTCGGCGGCGAGGCATGGCAGCGCCGCAAGTCCAAGATGAAGGAGCGCATCCGCGAGATCGCGGGTGAACTTATCGCCACCGCCGCGCTGCGCGCGCTCCGTCAGGGCGAAGTCGCCGAACCGGACTCGAGCGGCTACCCCAGCTTCGTCGATCGTTTCCCCTATCAGGAAACGGACGACCAGGACCGCGCGATCGAGGAAACGCTGGCGGACCTGTCCGCCGGCAAGCCGATGGACCGGCTGATCGTCGGCGACGTCGGCTTCGGCAAGACCGAGGTCGCGCTCCGCGCCGCCTTCGTCGCTGCCATGGCCGGCATGCAGGTCGGAGTGGTCTGCCCCACCACACTCCTTGCGCGCCAGCATTACAACAACTTCACCGCCCGCTTCGAAGGCTTCCCGATTCAGGTCGGCCGCGTCTCGCGCCTCGTCACCGCGGCGGAGACCAAGCGCGTCAAGGAAGGCCTCGCAGACGGGACGATCGACGTTGTCATCGGCACCCACGCCCTCCTCGCCAAGAACGTCGACTTCAAGCGCCTCGGCCTCGTCATCGTCGACGAGGAACAGCGCTTCGGCGTCACGCACAAGGAACGCCTCAAGACGCTCCGCGCCGACGTCCACATCCTCACGCTCACCGCGACGCCGATCCCGCGCACGCTGCAGATGGCGATGTCGGGCCTGCGCGAACTCTCCGTCATCCAGACGCCCCCGGTCGATCGCCTCGCGGTGCGCACCTATGTCATGCCCTGGGACCCGGTCGTCCTGCGCGAGGCGCTGCTGCGCGAACATTATCGCGGCGGGCAGAGTTTCCTCGTCACCCCGCGCGTCGCGGACCTGCCCGACATCGAGGAGTTCCTGCGCAAGGAAGTGCCCGAGATCCGCTACGTCATCGCCCACGGCCAGATGGCGGCGAGCGAGGTCGAGGAGCGGATGAGCGCCTTCTACGACAAGAAGTTCGAGGTGCTCGTCTCCACCACCATCATCGAGAGCGGCATTGACATCCCGTCTGCCAACACGATGATCGTCAATCGCGCCGACCGTTTCGGTCTGGCGCAGCTCTATCAGCTGCGCGGCCGCGTCGGCCGGTCGAAGACGCGCGCCTACGCCTATATGGTCACGCCCCCTGAGCGGATGATGACCGACGCCGCCGAAAAGCGCCTCAAGGTCCTCTCCGATCTCGACAGCCTCGGCGCCGGCTTCCAGCTCGCCAGCCACGATCTCGACATTCGCGGCGCGGGCAATCTGCTCGGCGACGAACAGTCCGGCCACATCAAGGAAGTCGGCTACGAACTCTACCAATCGATGCTGGAGGAGGCGATCATGGACGCCAAGGCCGGCGGACTCGCCAACCGCCCGCGCGATTTTTCGCCGCAGATCACCGTCGACGCGCCGATCCTGATCCCGGAGGAATACGTTCCCGACCTCGACCTGCGCATGGCGCTCTACCGCCGCCTCAATGAGCTCGACGAGAAGCGCGAGCTGGAGGCCTTCGCGGCGGAAATGATCGACCGCTTCGGGCCACTGCCGGAAGCGACCGACAATCTCGTCAAGGTCATCGAGATCAAGATGAACGCCAAAGTCGCGTGCGTGGCCAAGATGGACGTCGGCCCCAAGGGCGCGCTCGTCAGCTTCCACGACGACAAGCCGCCCAACATCCCGGGCCTGCTGGCCTACGTCGACAAGCTTGGCGGCATCGCGAAACTGCGCCCGGACTCGAAACTGGCGCTGACCCGCAACTGGTCCGACCCGGCCGCGCGGCTGCACGGCGCGCTGCAACTGTCGAAGGGACTGGCGAAGGCGGCAGGGTAGAGATCGCTTAATCGATCAACTTAGACGCTTGTCCCTCGTCGTACGATCTTGACGGTGCCTACGGAGGTGTAGGCGCCGGTGGAGCCGAGCGGATTGGCTCTCAAACCTAAGCATTAACAAACAAGAGATATTTTTCTGAGTATCGATACAGTTGTATAAGCCGTTTTAATTAGCTGCGGCAGCGCGCGGCCCATCAATCGTTCGGCCCTACGCCCGGCCAACTCATAGACAGCGTCGCGAGCCGATCTGTCAGAGCAATCGCAATTTCTAGCTCAGCATACGCTTCGATCATAACCGAGTGGAGCCTAGCTCCTTGAAGCATGGCACTGGCCATCATCATCAGGTGCATCTTCCGCTCTAACTTACTTATCTCTCTCTGGCCTGCATCCATTCTTGGATTGGTCACGCCACGGAGGATAGACAATCCCGTAACATGTGACGAGACACTCGATAGCATCTTATGGAAGCTGTATAACTGAGGCACCCCACCTCGTTCCGCAAGCTCTCTCCAACGCAAAGTAGCGGGCTTAGCTCCCTCTGGAAGTCTAGCCTGTAGAAAGCGCAGCGTCGCCTCTCCCTCCCTTACTAGGTCATAAGCCTCTTCAC carries:
- a CDS encoding succinate dehydrogenase assembly factor 2, with protein sequence MDQDTRLKRTRFRAWHRGTREADFMIGGFFDAHHTDWSEEQLQWFERLLEQQDVDIMGWAIGSIPCPPEWDGEMMQAMRAVDFAVAIPGSQPGA
- the tyrS gene encoding tyrosine--tRNA ligase produces the protein MTDHQSDLLRTLTERGYVHQMTDAAALDALAARQVVPGYIGFDPTAPSLHVGSLVQIMLLRRLQQTGHKPIVLMGGGTGKIGDPSFKEESRQLLTDDRIAHNVASIRRIFERFLTFGDGPADAVMVDNANWLDTLEYIPFLREVGQHFSVNRMLSFDSVKLRLEREQSLSFLEFNYMILQAYDFRELSQRHGVRLQMGGSDQWGNIVNGIELARRMDGTEVFGVTTPLLTTADGTKMGKTVAGAVWLHEDQLPHFDYWQFWRNADDRDVGRFLRLYTDLPMDEIARLEALQGAEINEAKKILANEATAMCRGREAAEQAAETARRTFEEGTSGDGLPTFAASGEVALVDVLVGLGFCASKGEARRLIKQGGARVGADKVTDEAATVTVGAEPVRVSAGKKNHGLLIAG
- the mfd gene encoding transcription-repair coupling factor encodes the protein MPDLKTILTAAAPLTLSGVPSGFLPSLLADLARAAKSRAVFIASDEAAMRAIAATAHYFAPEIEIVEYPAWDCLPYDRASPTLRVMAERIGALHKLQAKPKGPQLVLTTVNAATQRTLTPFRIRQLVANLKPGERIARDKLAALLSANGYVRTDTVHDAGEYAVRGGLVDLFPSGETQALRLDFFGDEIESVRTFDPADQRTTGKIPGFTLLPASEALLDEESIKRFRSRYRETFGATATGDPLYQAVSEGRRLAGMEHWLPLFEERLETLFDHLGDDALIVRDGGVKAAGESRFEAVADYYENRKRAEAAQPGSYRALPAKTLYLPPKEWEDALLAATAHVTTPFHEPESATVIDFAVAGPRDFAPERAANTNVYEAVVDHLKALRKEGRTPVLASYSPGARDRLGNLLKDHGLSGAKAVETWQEAQGVGETQTALIVLPLDHGFTAPKVAVLTEQDMLGDRLVRRAKRRKSADAFLAELATLSPGDLVVHTDHGIGRYVGLTQVPVAKAPHDCVQLEYAGGDKLYVPVENLEVLSRYGSGEEGASLDRLGGEAWQRRKSKMKERIREIAGELIATAALRALRQGEVAEPDSSGYPSFVDRFPYQETDDQDRAIEETLADLSAGKPMDRLIVGDVGFGKTEVALRAAFVAAMAGMQVGVVCPTTLLARQHYNNFTARFEGFPIQVGRVSRLVTAAETKRVKEGLADGTIDVVIGTHALLAKNVDFKRLGLVIVDEEQRFGVTHKERLKTLRADVHILTLTATPIPRTLQMAMSGLRELSVIQTPPVDRLAVRTYVMPWDPVVLREALLREHYRGGQSFLVTPRVADLPDIEEFLRKEVPEIRYVIAHGQMAASEVEERMSAFYDKKFEVLVSTTIIESGIDIPSANTMIVNRADRFGLAQLYQLRGRVGRSKTRAYAYMVTPPERMMTDAAEKRLKVLSDLDSLGAGFQLASHDLDIRGAGNLLGDEQSGHIKEVGYELYQSMLEEAIMDAKAGGLANRPRDFSPQITVDAPILIPEEYVPDLDLRMALYRRLNELDEKRELEAFAAEMIDRFGPLPEATDNLVKVIEIKMNAKVACVAKMDVGPKGALVSFHDDKPPNIPGLLAYVDKLGGIAKLRPDSKLALTRNWSDPAARLHGALQLSKGLAKAAG
- a CDS encoding M23 family metallopeptidase, whose protein sequence is MRITLPSALLLASTLAACIPSVDRPAYPADAPPPADRPRDMPRAWDRPGEDDDRREQAPRDGDASPRQPDEVAKLPAPRPAWEARSVAADARDVADQVYVVRPGDSLRLVAERLGVGADAVARANGLEAPYTIRTGQRLTIPGGRYHLVRAGQTGIAIARAYGVEWSRIVTANALVEPFILRTGQRVLIPGDARPRSAAERAAAFRLEIDDIITGGEPAIAANQAPAKPVTTARRVLPATVAVAAPTASPGRFLWPVDGRIVSRFGAGASGERNNGIKIAVPVDTPVKAAADGTVAYVGDGIAALGGLVIVRHGDNWTSVYGHASKLLVQRGQAVKKGQTIALSGDTGFADRPEVHFELRRGRTPVDPTGQLPRR
- a CDS encoding DMT family transporter translates to MAAFFPLLFAAFAGLCVAMQSPSNAMLARSTGSIWFASLVSFTGGVTLLLAIWALFDRTPVAMVRQAPPWAWIGGLYGVVFVAAVAYATPRLGLAVTLTVTLAAQLSMAVVLDHFGWLGLKQEPVTLTRLAGLALVVAGVFLVRR
- the recG gene encoding ATP-dependent DNA helicase RecG, which translates into the protein MRPDILNPLFAEVTALKGVGAALAKPLERLGLARVVDVAFHLPSGWIDRIPRDELMGQDVGRTIAITLTVRDVRTSSSPRAPTRVQAADRHGNIVSLVYFGRSGGLVRKLYTVGEQVRISGKVEQYGQDLQIIHPEVLEEGAGFREREAIYPLSEGLTSRRVGGLVAQAIERAPDLPEWIEPSLLAQRDWPAWKDALARIHADPSDAVARARIAYDEVFANQLALALVRQDTRKRRGRGLRGDGRLRDRLNLPYALTGAQARTISEIEGDLAQDAPMLRLLQGDVGSGKTLVAALALLIAVEAGAQGALLAPTEILARQHYETLRETLAGLPINLAVLTGRDKGRVRESTLMGLADGSIDILIGTHAIFQEAVTYRDLGLVVVDEQHRFGVAERLALSAKGKTTPHLLAMTATPIPRTLVLAQHGEMDQSRLDEMPPGREPVETRVISEERLDEVVNALGRHLAEGKQAYWVCPLVEESEKSDLAAAEDRAATLAARFGDRVGLVHGRMRGTEKDAVMARFAGGELGVLVATTVIEVGVNVPNATLIVIEHADRFGLAQLHQLRGRVGRGGGQSRCLLMRGNALSETSRARLALMRETNDGFRIAEEDLRLRGGGELLGTRQSGEAAFRLATPELLGELLPIAADDARLLIDRDGGLAGARGQAARVALYLFEREAGVALLRSG